In one Choloepus didactylus isolate mChoDid1 chromosome 1, mChoDid1.pri, whole genome shotgun sequence genomic region, the following are encoded:
- the LOC119521759 gene encoding NADH dehydrogenase [ubiquinone] 1 alpha subcomplex subunit 3-like — MLASAELAALLCILPEATHVAAVIRQLHGAGWSKPASLSRRVLKNGWSKEQVPVGSFIIRGLTVILPSLSPYTKLASTINQTTTHNNPVPIPDDGNMPNLPNHPEDPQDPSLEWLKNL, encoded by the exons ATGTTGGCCTCGGCTGAGCTGGCAGCTCTTCTGTGCATTTTGCCTGAGGCCACTCACGTGGCTGCAGTCATCCGGCAGCTGCATGGGGCTGGGTGGTCCAAG CCAGCTAGCCTCTCCAGGAGAGTTCTCAAGAATGGGTGGTCCAAGGAGCAGGTGCCAGTTGGATCCTTCATCATCAGGGGCCTCACTGTAATTCTGCCCTCACTCAGCCCCTACACCAAGTTAGCCAGTACAATCAACCAGACCACAACCCACAACAACCCAGTGCCCATCCCAGATGATGGCAACATGCCCAATTTGCCCAACCATCCCGAGGACCCCCAGGACCCAAGCTTGGAGTGGCTAAAGAATCTGTGA